TGGGTTACAAAAATGATAGTTATATCAATATTTTGCCATAAATCCATTAGATGTTTTTGCATTTTCTGACGGGTATGCGGGTCAAGCGCACCGAAAGGTTCATCCATCAGTAAAATTTTCGGTTCATTGACTAAAGCACGGGCAATTGCAACACGTTGCTTCATCCCGCCAGAGAGTTGATGTGGATATTGGTTTTCATATTTCTCTAAACCAATAATATTGATCCATTCTCGTGCAGCCGCTTCGGCAGAGGCATGACTTGCACCCTTCATGAGTGGACCAAACATCACATTTTCTTTAACCGATTTCCAAGGAAATAAGGTATAGCCTTGAAATACCATGCCTCGCTCTGGACTAGGCCCTGAAATGGACTGTCCATCTACTAGCAATTCACCAGAGCTATATGGGTCTAGACCCGCAACAACACGACTAAAGGTCGATTTTCCACAACCAGATGGCCC
This DNA window, taken from Acinetobacter sp. WCHA55, encodes the following:
- a CDS encoding ABC transporter ATP-binding protein: MKTTDIRTPEFNARQYFDQIYQRPVILEAKQLSQVFQHGKKSRTILNQLDLKIHKREFICVIGPSGCGKSTFSRVVAGLDPYSSGELLVDGQSISGPSPERGMVFQGYTLFPWKSVKENVMFGPLMKGASHASAEAAAREWINIIGLEKYENQYPHQLSGGMKQRVAIARALVNEPKILLMDEPFGALDPHTRQKMQKHLMDLWQNIDITIIFVTHDMDEAILLADRIVALKANPGEIKEIIEVDLPRPRNIELMSSPAFKQLRERVDFLVHSQEEEVDPALEDLPKIPRMTQVSTHK